A stretch of the Mycobacteroides immunogenum genome encodes the following:
- a CDS encoding carbon-nitrogen hydrolase family protein, with protein sequence MTGRLRLAVVQCSSMAADVQANLARLAETVHAAAVHGAQLVVFPEMYLTGYNIGEWDIRELAEPQDGPAIQFIRQAACDADVHICVGYPERAADGQIYNSALICDPQGRVVLNYRKSHLFGDAEKKVFARPGPQLPLVVVRGVSIGLLICYDVEFPENVRALAMARADLVVVPTANMKPYLAVCETVVPARAYENQLYVAYANYYGDHDGLAYCGGSSIVGPDGVVLAQADEGAGLLIADVDRAEIDRSRSQQCFLEDRVVRAISP encoded by the coding sequence ATGACCGGGCGGCTCCGGCTGGCAGTGGTGCAGTGCTCATCGATGGCGGCTGACGTACAAGCCAACCTGGCCAGGCTCGCCGAGACAGTCCACGCCGCGGCCGTGCATGGCGCTCAGCTGGTCGTGTTCCCCGAGATGTACCTCACGGGATACAACATCGGCGAATGGGATATCCGTGAACTGGCCGAACCTCAGGACGGTCCCGCGATACAGTTCATCCGGCAGGCGGCCTGTGATGCGGATGTGCACATTTGCGTGGGGTACCCCGAACGTGCCGCTGACGGTCAGATCTATAACTCGGCGCTCATCTGCGATCCGCAGGGGCGGGTTGTGCTGAACTACCGAAAGTCTCACCTCTTCGGTGATGCGGAGAAGAAGGTCTTTGCGCGCCCGGGCCCTCAACTGCCGCTGGTTGTGGTGCGCGGTGTATCTATTGGCCTGCTCATCTGTTACGACGTGGAGTTTCCGGAGAATGTTCGGGCATTGGCCATGGCCAGGGCCGACCTCGTCGTGGTACCGACGGCCAATATGAAGCCGTATCTCGCGGTGTGTGAAACCGTGGTTCCGGCAAGAGCTTACGAAAACCAGCTGTACGTGGCGTACGCCAACTACTACGGCGATCATGACGGCCTCGCGTATTGCGGGGGAAGTTCCATCGTCGGCCCCGATGGCGTCGTCCTGGCGCAAGCGGACGAGGGTGCTGGGCTTCTGATCGCCGACGTGGACCGGGCGGAAATCGACCGATCACGTTCTCAACAGTGTTTTCTCGAAGACCGGGTGGTTAGGGCGATTTCGCCCTAA
- a CDS encoding NAD-glutamate dehydrogenase domain-containing protein: protein MTVIEPAVLTSPSGVQDIAERLMRSAEGTVRIEFLDNFGDGTVRAVVVWPTANTALSDICALFESFGLRLHRQLPLEEAVDGAYLYEFTMIGVPTADSLRNVAAAVEAHGSGHFSIDPFAALVLAVNIGWRDAVLLRAAARFLKQAGLGMSQGYVIDNLVQRPQFVAALLDYFNARFDPATTERADAIADTSRTLENHVEAATTVDEDRVLRAFATCFDALVRTSWFQVTADGDHKAHQAFMFDSARLSLHGPVIPYREIFVDSDDVEGLHVRSGAIARGGLRFSDRPEDYRTEVLGLMKTQTVKNSPIVPTGAKGVFIRKNPNIPVSQAYSVFINGLLDVTDNIVDGETVHPPRTVTHGADSSYLVVAADKGTAAFSDIANNIAAQRGFWLGDAFAAGGITGYDHKQMGITARGAWVSVRDHLTEIGIDVSTDPVTVAGIGDCSGDVFGNGMLHSDNLRLVAAFDHRHIFIDPDPDPVASHAERRRLYTQPGSSWADYDPSLLSEGGGVWPRSAKSIVLPDRARQLLCVDRQTVTPDELVRAVLQANVDLLWNGGIGTYVKSHRESHVDAADPANDSVRVDAGQLRAKVIGEGGNLGLTQRARVDFALRGGRINADFIDNAAGVATSDREVNLKIALESACRSGRLTEQQRNDMMAAAQDDVAATVLSGCHNQVLALGLAEAHAARLLNRHERLIESLERHNGLNRSAEGLPSETELAARAQSAQGLTRPEIAILLAYSKNVVCQELLQSSVPDDPAFVPALSAYFPSSWQDRLPIDGPAEHRLAREIIATQIADDLINHVGPGLIYRLEERLGVRSPEVAAAYTVTRKLFGVDSLWEHARRGGTIGAQGRWNGLSNVQQFIEHTAGRLLRHANGRIDITQTVDRYAAHIDVLRSHLQKNAPDSWLRLRSEAVDLSETAVRLGLDVRVVAQTYLVLDDALGINWVINALEAHNPANWWEAMAAAALRDDITDALHQLTARLPHIDGWQSTAHQGISRVKGVVARLRRDGFVDVPRAATISAELSGLGRWISGG from the coding sequence ATGACGGTCATCGAGCCGGCGGTATTGACATCCCCATCAGGAGTCCAGGACATCGCCGAACGCCTGATGCGGTCGGCAGAGGGCACCGTACGTATCGAGTTCCTCGACAACTTCGGGGATGGGACGGTACGCGCGGTGGTCGTGTGGCCCACCGCGAACACCGCGCTGTCCGATATCTGCGCGCTCTTCGAAAGTTTCGGCCTCCGGCTGCATAGGCAATTGCCCCTGGAAGAAGCGGTCGACGGTGCGTATCTCTACGAATTCACCATGATCGGGGTGCCGACGGCGGACAGTCTGCGCAATGTCGCCGCCGCCGTCGAGGCGCACGGCAGCGGGCACTTCTCGATCGACCCATTCGCCGCCCTCGTCCTCGCCGTCAACATCGGATGGCGGGACGCGGTCTTGCTGCGGGCCGCCGCGCGGTTCCTCAAGCAGGCCGGGCTCGGCATGTCCCAGGGATACGTGATCGACAACCTTGTACAACGGCCGCAGTTCGTCGCCGCACTACTGGATTACTTCAACGCCCGATTCGATCCGGCGACCACGGAGCGAGCCGACGCCATCGCCGATACCAGCCGCACCCTTGAGAACCATGTCGAAGCCGCGACCACTGTCGACGAAGACCGGGTGCTGCGCGCATTCGCCACATGTTTCGACGCATTGGTTCGTACCAGTTGGTTTCAGGTCACCGCTGACGGCGACCACAAGGCGCACCAAGCCTTCATGTTCGACTCCGCACGGCTGTCACTGCACGGGCCGGTGATCCCCTATCGGGAGATTTTCGTCGATTCAGACGATGTGGAGGGTCTGCATGTCCGCAGCGGTGCGATCGCACGCGGCGGGCTACGGTTCTCCGACCGTCCCGAGGATTACCGCACCGAAGTGTTGGGACTGATGAAGACCCAAACCGTCAAGAACTCCCCGATCGTCCCCACCGGCGCCAAGGGGGTATTCATTCGCAAGAACCCGAATATCCCTGTGTCCCAGGCATACAGCGTGTTCATCAATGGGCTCCTGGACGTCACCGACAACATCGTGGACGGCGAAACTGTGCATCCACCCCGCACGGTGACCCACGGCGCGGACAGTAGTTACCTGGTGGTAGCGGCCGACAAGGGCACGGCAGCCTTCTCGGACATCGCGAACAACATTGCCGCACAGCGCGGATTCTGGCTGGGCGATGCGTTCGCCGCGGGCGGCATTACCGGGTACGACCACAAACAGATGGGCATTACCGCACGTGGTGCATGGGTCTCGGTGCGCGACCACCTCACCGAGATCGGGATAGACGTCAGCACCGACCCGGTCACGGTGGCCGGCATCGGCGACTGCTCCGGTGATGTGTTTGGCAATGGCATGCTGCACTCGGACAACCTGCGGTTGGTGGCCGCCTTCGACCACCGGCACATCTTCATCGACCCAGATCCAGACCCAGTGGCCAGCCATGCCGAGCGTCGCCGGCTGTATACCCAACCCGGCAGCAGCTGGGCCGATTACGACCCGAGTCTGCTTTCCGAGGGCGGCGGCGTCTGGCCGCGGTCGGCCAAGAGCATCGTGTTGCCCGACCGGGCACGTCAACTCCTGTGCGTCGACCGGCAGACCGTCACACCCGACGAACTGGTCCGGGCGGTGCTGCAGGCGAATGTCGACCTGCTCTGGAACGGCGGCATCGGCACCTATGTCAAGTCCCATCGCGAATCTCATGTGGATGCCGCGGATCCCGCTAATGACAGCGTGCGGGTCGATGCCGGGCAACTGCGAGCCAAGGTCATCGGGGAAGGCGGAAACCTCGGCCTCACGCAACGCGCTCGTGTGGACTTCGCATTGCGCGGCGGCCGGATCAACGCCGACTTCATCGACAACGCGGCCGGTGTGGCCACCTCTGACCGCGAAGTGAATCTGAAGATCGCGCTGGAGTCCGCCTGCCGCAGTGGACGGCTCACCGAACAGCAGCGCAACGATATGATGGCCGCCGCCCAAGACGATGTCGCCGCTACCGTGTTATCGGGTTGCCACAATCAGGTGTTGGCACTCGGCCTCGCTGAGGCCCACGCCGCGCGGCTCCTCAATCGTCACGAAAGGCTCATCGAGAGTCTGGAGCGCCACAATGGCCTCAACCGATCAGCCGAGGGGCTACCGTCCGAAACCGAACTCGCGGCTCGCGCGCAGTCCGCCCAAGGGCTAACCCGGCCGGAAATCGCTATCTTGCTTGCCTATTCAAAGAATGTGGTGTGTCAAGAACTGCTTCAGTCCAGCGTCCCAGATGATCCCGCGTTCGTTCCGGCGCTGTCGGCATACTTCCCCTCCTCGTGGCAGGACAGACTGCCCATCGACGGCCCTGCCGAACACCGGCTGGCCCGCGAGATCATCGCCACCCAAATTGCCGATGACCTCATCAACCATGTGGGCCCTGGACTGATCTACCGGCTTGAGGAACGGCTAGGTGTACGCAGCCCGGAGGTGGCGGCCGCCTATACGGTCACCCGAAAACTGTTCGGAGTAGACAGCTTGTGGGAACACGCCCGGCGCGGCGGTACCATTGGCGCCCAGGGCCGTTGGAATGGTTTGTCTAACGTACAACAGTTCATCGAGCACACGGCGGGCCGATTGTTGCGACATGCCAACGGCCGAATCGATATCACTCAGACAGTGGATCGGTACGCCGCACACATTGACGTACTGCGGAGTCATCTGCAAAAGAACGCCCCGGACTCCTGGCTGCGGCTGCGCAGTGAGGCCGTCGACTTGAGCGAGACCGCTGTTCGGCTAGGTCTCGATGTTCGGGTAGTGGCGCAGACCTATCTGGTGCTGGACGACGCCCTCGGGATCAACTGGGTGATCAATGCACTCGAAGCGCATAACCCGGCGAACTGGTGGGAAGCGATGGCGGCTGCCGCGCTGCGTGATGACATCACCGACGCACTCCATCAACTGACCGCACGCCTGCCTCACATCGATGGCTGGCAATCCACTGCCCATCAGGGCATTTCGCGCGTGAAAGGGGTGGTGGCACGGTTGCGCAGGGATGGGTTCGTGGATGTGCCACGCGCCGCGACCATCAGCGCCGAACTGTCCGGGCTGGGCCGCTGGATCAGCGGTGGTTAG
- a CDS encoding APC family permease translates to MTTSTQSAPPESGHELSPTLGRLDVFAVLVCALVGVDTLGAVSAYGPQGLLWMALVAVVFFLPYGLLTAELGSAFPQEGGPYVWTKLAYGKFAAGINQFFYWISNPVWIGGTLCIVAVVTFEEFFFPLPGVWKWVGGAVFVWGSALVIGASVRLGRWIFLVGAAARLALLGLFITSVIVFACENGIQPLHASDFSWTYAGFVAVIPVIVFNFLGFEVPSNAAEEMVNPQKDVPLTVLRGGLTATLLYGIPVLGILLVLPKNQLGTVTGFVDACRAVFTVYGGSIAPDGTAELHGLGQVAAQIAAAGLIIGLFTSGTAWAMGVSRAQAVAFTDGAGPAWLGKFSANGSPARVNIMSAVVSTIVMAAAMIFAHGNAEKYFSAAIGLVVSATAISYILTFSSFMRLRHKFPDTRRPFQVFGGKAGGWIVTVLTVGTMLFTVISLFWPGIGVGWTGSGDDADLLLPKGFEGHRVEYTLSQLVPMAGVLVMASCLYVLGSFGRRLRANSPNISTPAVDGPGLSNEKESIGA, encoded by the coding sequence ATGACGACCAGCACTCAGTCAGCCCCGCCCGAGTCAGGGCACGAACTAAGTCCGACTCTTGGGCGGTTGGATGTGTTCGCCGTATTGGTCTGCGCATTGGTAGGCGTTGACACCCTTGGTGCGGTCAGCGCCTATGGGCCGCAAGGGCTTTTGTGGATGGCGCTGGTCGCTGTGGTCTTCTTCTTGCCCTACGGGTTGCTCACCGCCGAGCTGGGGTCGGCATTCCCGCAAGAGGGCGGACCGTACGTGTGGACCAAGCTTGCCTACGGGAAATTCGCCGCCGGCATCAACCAATTCTTCTACTGGATCTCCAATCCGGTATGGATCGGCGGCACGCTGTGCATCGTCGCGGTGGTCACCTTCGAAGAGTTCTTCTTCCCGTTGCCCGGGGTCTGGAAATGGGTGGGCGGCGCCGTATTCGTCTGGGGTTCGGCATTGGTGATCGGCGCCAGTGTCCGGCTCGGACGATGGATCTTTCTGGTAGGTGCCGCGGCACGCCTTGCCCTGCTGGGGCTGTTCATCACCTCGGTGATCGTGTTCGCATGCGAGAACGGCATTCAGCCGCTGCATGCCAGCGACTTCTCGTGGACCTACGCGGGTTTCGTCGCGGTGATCCCGGTGATTGTGTTCAACTTCCTGGGTTTCGAGGTGCCCTCGAATGCGGCCGAGGAAATGGTCAATCCGCAGAAGGACGTCCCGCTGACGGTGTTGCGTGGCGGGCTCACCGCCACCCTCCTCTACGGAATCCCGGTTTTGGGGATTCTGTTGGTACTGCCCAAGAATCAGCTCGGGACCGTCACGGGTTTCGTCGACGCCTGTCGTGCGGTGTTCACGGTGTACGGCGGGAGTATCGCGCCGGACGGAACCGCGGAGCTGCACGGGCTGGGGCAAGTGGCCGCCCAGATCGCAGCCGCGGGCCTGATCATCGGGCTGTTCACCAGCGGTACGGCCTGGGCCATGGGAGTGAGCCGGGCGCAGGCCGTGGCCTTCACGGACGGTGCGGGGCCGGCATGGCTGGGGAAGTTCTCCGCCAACGGTTCACCGGCCAGGGTCAACATCATGTCGGCAGTGGTGTCGACCATCGTGATGGCGGCGGCGATGATCTTCGCCCATGGAAACGCCGAGAAATACTTCTCGGCGGCAATCGGTTTGGTGGTTTCTGCCACCGCGATCTCCTACATTCTGACGTTCTCGTCCTTCATGCGCCTACGGCATAAGTTTCCGGATACTCGTCGTCCCTTCCAGGTTTTCGGTGGCAAGGCCGGCGGATGGATCGTCACGGTGTTGACGGTCGGGACGATGCTGTTCACCGTCATATCACTGTTCTGGCCGGGGATCGGAGTCGGCTGGACAGGCTCGGGGGATGACGCGGACTTATTACTACCCAAGGGTTTTGAGGGGCACCGCGTTGAGTACACGCTGAGTCAGCTGGTCCCGATGGCGGGTGTGTTGGTGATGGCCAGTTGCCTGTATGTGCTCGGTTCGTTCGGTAGGCGTCTGAGAGCGAATAGCCCAAACATCTCTACGCCCGCGGTTGATGGCCCGGGCCTCAGTAACGAAAAGGAAAGTATCGGTGCGTAA
- a CDS encoding aldehyde dehydrogenase family protein, translated as MDKALHGPGTEIVDPSTGEIYDFQPDSTNGEVDATFAAAHDGWRNWRETTPAERHTALLGFVDAVESESDQLIEIEQRNTGKTREQAGDELAGALDEMRFMAGAQRALQGPLAGRYVAGTTSMASREPLGVCAQILPWNYPLASAISKLAPALAMGNTSVLKPAAPTPCSVRALLEIAHETLPSGVVNAVFGGRETGEYMVSHHIPALISLTGSVRAGQDIARAAGLKVLHLELGGNCPVIVLKDVDVEAVAREITEAALYNAGQDCTAATRLIVAAEVAHEFTAALTREFMATQTVPLATPEHLARVTGLLARLPKTAQVECGGRRAEVPGLYVEPTVVTKVAQLDEIVADEIFGPVVTVQQFTDVDEAVALANGTEYGLAASIWTRDHSSAVTLSQRIDAGTVWINTHGVYATEMPFGGFKSSGYGKDLSPVALENYSRIKHIMTGSL; from the coding sequence ATGGACAAGGCTCTACACGGACCCGGCACCGAAATCGTCGACCCGAGCACGGGCGAGATCTATGACTTTCAGCCGGATTCCACCAACGGTGAGGTCGACGCGACCTTCGCGGCTGCGCATGACGGATGGCGAAACTGGCGGGAGACGACTCCCGCGGAACGGCACACCGCGCTGCTGGGATTCGTCGATGCCGTTGAGTCCGAATCGGACCAGCTGATCGAGATTGAACAACGTAACACCGGAAAGACCCGCGAGCAGGCCGGTGACGAGCTGGCGGGGGCTCTCGATGAGATGCGTTTCATGGCTGGGGCGCAGCGCGCGTTGCAGGGGCCGCTGGCGGGCCGGTATGTAGCTGGTACCACGTCGATGGCATCGCGGGAACCGCTCGGCGTGTGCGCCCAGATTCTGCCGTGGAACTATCCACTGGCATCGGCAATCTCGAAGCTCGCTCCGGCGTTGGCGATGGGCAACACGTCGGTACTCAAACCGGCGGCCCCCACGCCGTGCAGTGTCCGGGCGCTGTTGGAGATTGCCCACGAAACCCTTCCCTCAGGTGTGGTCAACGCTGTGTTCGGTGGTCGCGAGACGGGCGAATACATGGTGAGTCATCACATTCCGGCCTTGATTTCGTTGACGGGCAGTGTGCGTGCGGGACAGGACATCGCACGGGCCGCTGGGCTTAAGGTGTTGCACTTGGAACTCGGGGGAAACTGTCCTGTCATTGTTCTCAAGGATGTCGACGTGGAGGCGGTCGCGCGCGAGATCACCGAGGCCGCCCTGTACAACGCGGGCCAGGATTGCACGGCGGCTACCCGGTTGATTGTCGCCGCCGAGGTGGCGCACGAATTCACCGCGGCCCTCACGCGGGAGTTCATGGCGACCCAGACGGTGCCGCTGGCCACCCCCGAGCATTTGGCCAGGGTCACCGGGTTGCTGGCAAGGCTGCCCAAGACCGCGCAGGTGGAATGCGGGGGTCGGCGTGCCGAGGTACCCGGCCTGTATGTGGAACCCACTGTGGTGACCAAGGTCGCGCAACTTGACGAGATAGTTGCCGATGAGATATTCGGTCCGGTGGTCACCGTGCAGCAGTTTACGGACGTGGATGAGGCGGTAGCCTTGGCCAACGGGACCGAATATGGCCTGGCGGCGTCGATTTGGACGAGAGATCACTCATCGGCGGTCACGCTGTCGCAGCGGATCGATGCCGGCACCGTGTGGATCAATACCCATGGCGTCTACGCCACCGAAATGCCTTTCGGCGGCTTCAAGTCTTCCGGCTACGGCAAGGATCTCTCACCTGTCGCGCTTGAGAACTATTCACGGATCAAGCACATCATGACCGGATCCCTCTAG
- a CDS encoding GMC family oxidoreductase — MRNVLNRFDVIVVGGGTAGCAVAARLAGGGRKVLVLEAGPDYGHAASGRWPADLLSAATIPSSHDWGYRGTGAGGQQLEFERCRAIGGCSTHNGATQNVGWGGDYDRWAATGLTGWSSSDLEPFFELAGKALNLRNYREEQLQPFQTAFVDAAADQGLPVRNDFMSLNGGASVGYSPVSITDDGTRYNTAFAYLDDLRQSGRLTVLGDVEVTGIHLEHGRAVGVYVDTPGRAVVEPALVYADSVILSAGAYGTPELLLRSGIGPADELARVGVPVQNDLPGVGKGLQDHPSLQLEYAGTPELASALAEFGAKQWLPDEQAIAKVKSPEAEDAPFDLHVYPWTERDPASPHGWRCVIPIGLVKPRSRGTLTLKLEGGELSTAVNHAYLADPRDLNAIRHGMEWAEEIINGGISEFSRYLGPRLNPMEGLTTDWIAANHRHYWHPVGTCKMGIPAAGGVVDHRGAVHGIEGLYVADASVFPDIPRGTTALPTTVVGERIASFLLEDN; from the coding sequence GTGCGTAACGTGCTCAACAGGTTTGACGTCATTGTTGTCGGCGGCGGTACCGCTGGATGTGCCGTGGCCGCACGACTCGCAGGCGGTGGCCGAAAGGTGCTCGTACTGGAGGCGGGCCCCGACTATGGACACGCGGCATCCGGCCGCTGGCCTGCGGATCTGCTGTCGGCCGCGACCATCCCCAGTTCGCATGATTGGGGTTACCGCGGAACCGGGGCGGGTGGGCAACAGCTGGAATTTGAACGCTGCCGGGCTATTGGAGGGTGTTCGACTCATAACGGAGCAACCCAGAACGTGGGCTGGGGAGGGGACTACGACCGTTGGGCAGCAACGGGACTGACGGGATGGAGCTCATCGGATCTGGAACCGTTCTTCGAGCTCGCGGGGAAAGCGCTGAACCTGCGGAACTACCGGGAAGAACAGCTCCAACCGTTTCAAACTGCCTTCGTAGACGCGGCTGCCGATCAAGGATTGCCGGTGCGCAACGATTTCATGTCCTTGAACGGTGGTGCGAGCGTCGGGTATTCACCCGTCAGCATCACCGACGACGGCACGCGCTACAACACCGCGTTTGCCTATCTTGATGATCTGCGCCAGTCGGGAAGACTGACAGTCCTGGGTGATGTCGAGGTCACCGGCATCCACCTGGAACATGGCCGCGCGGTCGGCGTGTATGTCGATACGCCCGGCCGAGCTGTGGTGGAACCCGCTCTGGTTTACGCCGATTCGGTGATACTGAGCGCGGGAGCCTATGGCACCCCGGAGCTTCTCTTGCGATCGGGTATCGGCCCCGCGGACGAGCTGGCCCGAGTCGGAGTTCCGGTGCAGAACGACCTTCCGGGCGTCGGGAAGGGTCTGCAAGATCATCCGTCACTTCAACTCGAGTACGCCGGTACGCCGGAGCTTGCCAGTGCCCTAGCAGAGTTCGGCGCCAAGCAATGGCTTCCGGACGAACAGGCGATCGCCAAGGTGAAGTCACCAGAGGCTGAGGACGCGCCGTTCGATCTGCACGTCTACCCGTGGACGGAACGCGATCCGGCAAGCCCGCATGGTTGGCGATGTGTGATACCGATCGGTCTGGTCAAGCCACGCTCGCGCGGGACTCTGACGCTCAAACTGGAGGGCGGGGAACTGAGCACGGCAGTGAATCATGCCTACCTTGCCGATCCCCGTGATCTGAACGCCATTCGCCACGGCATGGAATGGGCAGAGGAGATCATCAACGGGGGTATCTCGGAGTTCTCCAGATACCTTGGCCCACGGCTGAATCCGATGGAGGGCCTCACCACGGATTGGATAGCCGCCAATCATCGGCACTACTGGCACCCGGTAGGCACCTGCAAGATGGGCATACCCGCCGCCGGCGGGGTTGTCGACCATCGGGGTGCGGTGCATGGAATCGAAGGCCTGTATGTCGCTGACGCCTCGGTATTCCCCGATATTCCACGGGGGACGACCGCCCTACCGACCACTGTGGTCGGCGAACGTATCGCAAGCTTCTTGTTGGAGGACAACTGA
- a CDS encoding flavin monoamine oxidase family protein — protein sequence MTSLLPGAEDAIKPVSIFGPDFPFGFDTWISHPDGLGEIPETARGQEVAIIGAGIAGMVAAYELMKLGLRPVLYESARMGGRLRSEQFDGAPEGVIAELGGMRFPSSSFSFFHYVDMLGLTAKPFPNPLTPAAGSTVIDIEGVTHHAREVGDLPTIFREVADAWAEALEEVSFTPVQDAIRARDVATLKSLWNQLITEWDDRTFYDFVASSKAFSKLSFHHREVFGQVGFGTGGWDSDFPNSMLEILRVVMTNCDEDQQLIVGGAEQIPRGLWNHAPDRMSHWEQGTTLAKLHGGVTRARVKRIARGPHGQLSVTDQWGVTRDYPAVLATCQSWLLTTEIDCDESLFPQKVWTALDRTRYMQSSKTFVLVDRPFWKDLDPVTGRDTMSMTLTDRMTRGTYLFDNGDDAPAVICLTYSWMSDAMKVLPYSAQDRAEMAINALKRIYPNVDINQHIVGEPITVSWEADRNFLGAFKGALPGHYRYNHRMYSHFMQGEYAPEHKGIFLAGDDVSWTPAWAEGAVQTALNAVWGIMTHFGGGSSAQNPGPGDVFAEIGPLKLPE from the coding sequence ATGACAAGCCTCCTGCCAGGAGCCGAAGATGCCATCAAGCCCGTGTCGATCTTCGGGCCTGACTTCCCGTTTGGGTTCGACACATGGATCAGTCATCCGGACGGGCTGGGCGAGATACCGGAAACTGCGCGGGGACAGGAGGTCGCCATCATCGGCGCCGGGATTGCCGGCATGGTGGCTGCCTATGAACTCATGAAGCTGGGGCTGCGGCCGGTGCTCTACGAATCGGCGCGGATGGGTGGCCGACTGCGCTCGGAACAGTTCGACGGTGCGCCGGAGGGTGTCATCGCGGAACTGGGCGGGATGCGTTTTCCCTCGTCGTCGTTTTCGTTCTTCCACTATGTCGACATGCTGGGCCTGACTGCCAAGCCGTTTCCCAACCCACTTACTCCCGCCGCCGGGAGCACCGTGATCGATATCGAGGGGGTGACACATCACGCTCGCGAGGTTGGCGACCTGCCGACGATCTTCCGGGAAGTCGCCGACGCCTGGGCAGAGGCACTGGAAGAAGTCAGTTTCACTCCGGTTCAGGACGCCATTCGCGCGCGCGATGTGGCCACGCTGAAATCGTTGTGGAATCAGCTCATCACGGAGTGGGACGATCGCACCTTCTACGACTTTGTAGCGAGCTCAAAAGCTTTCTCCAAATTGTCTTTTCACCATCGTGAGGTCTTCGGGCAGGTTGGTTTCGGCACCGGCGGCTGGGATTCGGATTTCCCCAACTCCATGCTGGAGATTCTCAGGGTGGTGATGACCAACTGCGACGAAGACCAACAACTCATCGTCGGTGGTGCCGAGCAGATTCCGCGCGGCCTGTGGAACCACGCTCCAGATCGAATGTCCCACTGGGAGCAGGGCACCACCCTGGCGAAGCTGCACGGCGGTGTCACCCGTGCCCGAGTGAAACGCATCGCGCGCGGTCCGCACGGACAATTATCGGTGACGGATCAGTGGGGTGTCACCCGTGATTACCCCGCGGTCCTGGCAACCTGCCAATCCTGGCTGCTGACCACCGAGATCGATTGTGACGAATCGCTGTTCCCGCAAAAGGTGTGGACCGCCCTGGACCGCACCCGGTACATGCAATCGTCCAAAACCTTCGTTCTGGTCGATAGGCCATTTTGGAAGGACCTCGACCCGGTGACGGGCCGGGACACCATGAGCATGACGCTCACCGACAGGATGACCAGAGGTACTTATCTTTTCGATAATGGGGACGACGCCCCGGCGGTCATCTGCCTGACCTACTCCTGGATGAGTGATGCGATGAAGGTGCTTCCTTACTCGGCACAAGACCGTGCGGAAATGGCCATCAACGCACTCAAGAGGATTTACCCGAACGTCGACATCAATCAGCACATCGTCGGGGAGCCGATCACGGTCTCGTGGGAGGCGGACCGGAACTTCCTTGGCGCGTTCAAGGGTGCGTTGCCCGGCCATTACCGGTACAACCACCGGATGTACTCGCACTTCATGCAGGGCGAGTATGCGCCCGAGCACAAGGGAATCTTCCTGGCCGGCGATGATGTCTCCTGGACGCCGGCATGGGCCGAAGGCGCGGTTCAGACTGCCCTGAATGCGGTGTGGGGCATCATGACTCATTTCGGGGGTGGGTCAAGCGCGCAGAACCCGGGACCCGGGGATGTCTTCGCGGAGATCGGCCCGCTGAAGTTGCCCGAATGA